TCTACAAGGAGAAAGTCTAAAAATGCTAAACATCTCACAAATGTGCCCACCTCTCTCCAGTTATGTGGCCTTATCTTGGGAAACTCTCCCACTTGCAGCACCCTCTCGTGGTGTCTGCACCTCAGATTCCCCCAGCTCTATTCTGAGGGCATCCAGGTGTTGCTGTCACCCGCTCCAGGGAAATGTGTAGCGAGTCTCGGGCACTTGAGGCAAAGCCTCTACAAGCCCCAGAAGCCATGGGTACATGGGTGTTAAAAACTGCAAACTCCTAAAGCAACAGCAGTCTTTACTGCTGCAATTTCCCTAGGAACAGAGGGGCGTTTGAGGATCCTGTGAGTGCTCACTGGAGGCATTTTTCAtgtctctctttctttcttctccatcAATCGGCAAATATTTAAGACTAAAGGCTTTAGGTATCTTTTGAAGTTTTTCTGTTAGTGACAGATGAGTTTATATGGGGCTTAAGGAACAGAGATCAGAGGGAGTGAAGCAGAACCTCATCCTGAGGATTGCTGGCAGCGGGGTGTTCTTGGGCTGGGTCTGATGGATGAACACAGAGGGGGACGCAcattgctgcctgcagctgtgctgatTTTTGCCTCAGAGCAAAAAATAAGACTTTAAGACTTTTTGAGTCTTCCCAAGAAGTTCTTTAATGTGCAGGGGAGCCATTAACACAACTGAaatctggggggtcctggatgTCTTGGATTCCTTTTATGCTGTAAATAGAGCTGTAAAGTGCCCACATAAGTGCATTCCTGGGCAGGCTCCTGTGCTGTCTTTGAAAGGCTGGtgccatttctctctctctctgaagcAGCAGGATGCACAAACCTGTCTCAGCCTGCTTGGTTTTGGCTGTTCTCCCAAGTCTTACCTTTGCTGCTAGAAGGACAAACTAGGGCCTTGTAACCTGGCTATTTCTGGTATGATACTCCAATAAAAGGTAGCAGAGAACGCTTAGTCTGAGTGCATTGCCGTGCTTTTTCCACACTGGTGAAGGTTATCTGGAAAATACACCGTTAAACATTGTggcttttgtggtttttattttcagctgaacTTTCCCAAGTAATGACCGGTGGTACAGCCTTGTCCAAgccttcccctcctctccccccaAAGAGAGGCCTCCTGCCTAACAACACGTCAGAGGCTGTCACCTCTAAGCCCCCAAATGACAGGACAGTGCCAGGGAGCTGCCCTGCACCAACCCCAGTGCACGTGACCTCAGCTTATCCACCACCTTCGCCCTCGCCGCCGCTGCCCACCCACGTGCCCCCTGAACCTCCACGCCTGGCCGTGCCCACCTCCACCCCTGTCCTGGACCCACCGTGCTCCCTGGACCTGCCCAAGGagattcctcctcctcctcttcctgaaGACTTCAGGTCCGTGGAGGCGTCAAAGAGGACAGCAGAACAAGGCTTTGGTGAACCCCACGTGCTGCCTCgcctgccccaaatcccactgcaCATTCGTATCCAGCAGGCTCTGGCCAGCCCTCTGCCTGTCACCCCACCTCCCGAGGGGTCCCACAGGGCTCACTCGTTGCTCTTTGAGAACGATGGTTTTGGAGAAGACAGTGGCACCCTGGGCAGGACAAGATCCCTGCCTGTCACCATTGAGATGCTCAAAGTGTGAGTACTTCCTTGTTTGTGTGCCGGCTCTCCCAGCTCTTGCAGTGCTGGACAGGGCTTAGGTCTCTGCTGAAACCATTTTCCCTGTTGTCCAAATCTGTGTTTCAGGCTCTTAAGAACCAGAGCATCTTCCCCATGAAATTACTCCTGGCTGTGGGATTTTATTGCTCACAAAGGGAAATGGGTTCCAGACTACAAACACAGGCTGATGCCAGGAATCCGGGCCTGGACCATCTGTAACTGCACCGAGATCAAACAAGGTCCCGGATTCCATCCATCTGTGGCCTTCCTTAGCCTTTCATTTTGCTAAACATAAGTGGGAAAAGAACTGTCTTGTGTTGTAGCAGAGCTGAATCTCCAAGTCACAAAGCCGTGGGGTCAGACGGCAGTTTGGTTCTGCAGAACCTGCCTCTGTCATTTCCTTGgccagagctccctgtgcttTGAAGAGAGGGGACGGTGCAGTGGCTCTTGCACCTCTGGTTTCTGGGCTTCCCTGAGGGGAGAGCTAAGGGCATATTGATTCTAGGGATATTCTGCAGGCCCTGTGCCAAGTGTTCAGAGGTGTAATAGCGTGCTTTTTGTTAGTCCAGAcgatgaggaagaggaagatgatgaCCAGGAAGAGGAACAGAATTCAGGTCCTCGTGTGTATATTGGAGATGTGCCATCTGTCACAGTCATCCCCACACTGGTACCCCAGGTCCTCCcggaggagcaggaaggagacGAAGGGATGAGCGACTCTGACTCGGAGGGGCCCATCCTGTATAAagatgatgaggatgaggaagaagaTGAAAGCCATAACAGTAAGGCTTTGACATTGCAGGTGTCATTTTTATTGCTGTGCTGAACTCGTTCCTGGCTGCATTGAGATCTGGATCAAAGCACTGGTCCCACAGCGCCTCAAAGCAGCTGGTTCTTGGTTGCATGATGTAGCACATGTCCTCTGCCTTGCTTTTTCCAAGCCTCTGCCGCCAAACCTGTGCAATCACCTGCTGAGTGCACTCCTTCAGTTCCTGATGGCTCCTGTGACAGCCTGTGCTGTCCCAGCCGCTCAGGTGGGACAGCATTATGTGAGCATGTGGTGTCACACAAAAAAtgctgtctgctgctgctgtgcagtgagTGCAGAGCTTGGGAAGAGCAAGGAGAGAGGACTGCTCTCGCTCAgggaggggcacagggctgggactgcTGTGGCAGGCTCGGTAGCCTTGAGCTGCATCCTGTTGCTCTCCCTCTCCACAGGCACGCTGGCCAACAAAGTGAAAAGGAAAGATACGCTTGCTATAAAGCTGGGGAACACCACTGCACCACAGGAGGAGAAGAGCATCTTCCCTCGGAAGAGCAAGGAGGAGTGGAACGAAATCCGTCACCAGATTGGGACAACCCTGATCAGGTacagatgatgatgatgatcaGTGTGTGTGGAGTGGGATTGCACAAAGTTGGTGCCTTGTCCAAGCAGCTTGTGCTGGAATAGGGTGGTGGTTGGGCATGGCAGCTGGAGTAGGGCTGGGAGGTTGTGTTGCTGTTCCTCCTTCATTGGAAAAGTTGGGAGTTCTTCCTGGAGTTAACAATATCCCCCTGACAGGCCCCTGTTTCCAGAGGTTAAATGGACTGAGAGGGGAAAATCTCAAGGATTACAGACATGTAAAACACAGGTGTGGATGGATGCAGGgtgggtgctggtggcagtCCAGGTTCTGCTGTCTGAGCTCCTTGCAAAGCTGCTTCTGAGCTGGGGAgcccacagcccttcccaaagctGTGCCAGTGGCTGAGCAGCTGTTTGACAAGAGCATAGTGTGAAACAGGGCAGCAGTGATCCTCAGTGGTGAGTGAGGAGTGTGGAGAAGGCTGTCTAGGGCACTGAAACCAGGCAGTTTCATCCTTCATCTGCTATTGATGAGTGACCAGATACAACATGCTGTACTTGTCACACTTCTATTCAGGCGACTGAGTCAGAGGCCAACTGCAGAAGAACTGGAACAGAGGAACATTCTTCAGCGTGAGTAGCATTTCTCTGGTGGTCCTGAGAAATACCATAAGTTTGCCTTTAACATCTTTATGTATCGGGTGGGGGTggttttaaattgaaagagaTTTAGAGTAGATGTTAGGAACAAATTCTGCCCTGTGAGGGTCGTGAGGCCcttggcacaggttgcccagagcagctgtggctgccccatccctggaagtgtccaaggccaggttggacaggacttggagtgacctgggagagtggaaggtgccctgcccatggcagggggtgggactgggtcccttccaaccaaacccATTCTGTGATCATGTGATTGTGGATGGAATAGCTGTCTCATGCCTGCCACCTCAGAGAAGAGTGTGTGGGCTGGTTCAGACTCTGCTGTTACACAGCAAGGACTGTGAaaggtatttttgtttgggCTGGACTTCTGTGTTCCAGACATTACAGCATTGCCTTGCATGATCTCTAAAGCAGCAGTGCATCATAAAGTCAGGACTGTTTCTCTTGGCCATATCTTGTTCTGCAAAAGTTATAAATAAACATCTTGAGGAAATGTGAATGTCAGTTCAGGAAGTTTCcgtttaaaatatttatctgtgctgttattttcttttaaactgtaATAGCTTTGTGAAGGAGCAGACTGCACAGTGGCTTGGATGTATTTTGGCGATATGGCCCTAAATCGTTGAGGTGAATCACTAATTGGTGCTGTGTAAGGGGCATATTTGCCCCGCCAGttcaggaggtgacacagggtATCGAGTTGTACTGCACTCTCTGCCTGTCCTAAATCTTTAGATCTGTAGATAATGTGATCCAGCTCAATACTGTCCTTTGTTCAAGCCTAGAAAGCACTTTTCAAAGCCTGATGCTtacatgaaaaatgttttttttttccgcCTTGGCAGCGAAAAATGAAGCTGACCGTCAAGCTGAGAAGCGGGAGATCAAGCGCCGGCTCACCAGAAAGGTACTGCTGGCTCCTGTGGTGACAGCCACCTGGCCGGGCTGCCGGGCACGGGGGCCCTGAGCACGCTGCAGGTGCCGTGCTGTGGGCCAAGAGCGGGGCTCTTGTgcaagtgtccccagtgccctcGCACTGCACTGACTTTGGAATGTGGACTGTCACCCACGGTGAGCCATTGGCACCAGGGCCGTGTTTTTGTCAGTGACGGATCTGAGCTGGCAGTGAGCGTAACAAGTGAGATGAGAACTAAATTTGGCACCTGATACTTCAAAGGTTTGCTGGCCTGGCTGCTTTAACACAGTGCTTCAGCAGCCACCACTTCACACCAGGCTCCCTGAAATCCATTTCTAAAGTAACAGCTGCTTTTAGCTGTTACATCCAAGTTACTTGTGATTGTTGCTCATGGCTGGGAAAAGCTCCCCCAAGGCCTGTGGGTGTGAAGTGTGAGTGCTGCCATTGCTGAAGCTGCGTTTAGGGCTGTTATGCAGGGCTCGCCCTTGTAGCGGCTGTCCCCACAACCCTCAGTGTCCTCCTCCATGACCGTGCGGCCCAGGTTCTGCCCTAGCCTGGCTTTGTGATCCCAGTGCGAGTATCCAGTCTGTTAGAGGTTTACCTATTCCCTTGCAGGCAGGATCTGGTAGTGTCTGTGCTTAAGGCACAGTGAGGGAACTAGTTTTAGTTTTGCTTGGGGTGCTTAGTCCTGGATCTGCTGTGTGGACAAGGCTCAGACTAACctcctttgtttttcctggtGTTCAGCTTAGCCAAAGGCCTAcagtggcagagctgcaggccaGGAAGATCCTGAGGTTTAATGAATATGTGGAAGTAACAGATGCTCAAGACTATGACCGGCGAGCAGATAAGCCATGGACAAAGCTGACTCCAGCTGACAAGGTAACAGAGAGTCTCCTGTCCCCACGTGGGAAGAGGAGCCAGCCAAGGTGGCCCACACAAACGGGTGTGAGCCAAGATGATCTGCTCTGTTCCTCTGGCTTcacctcttcacctttccctctGTGCCTTCACTTGCATGTGCTGCCCCATctctgcttcctgctgcctcaTGGCAAGGTGGAGCCCAGGTGGGTGCAGTCTGAAAGCCTTGCATGGCTTCTGCCTCAGTTTCTGAGTGATGTAAGAAtgataaaatcatggaatcgTTAAGGTTGGAAGAGCCCTTGAAGATTGAGTCCAACTGTTTACTCAGCACCACCATTTTCACCagtaaaccatgtccccaggtgccccatCTGCACATTTTTGAACAGTTCCtgggatggtgattccactaCAGCCCTTtctatgaagaaatttttccttgtATCTCATCTAAACTTCCTGTGCCTCAGCCTGAGGCAGtttccccttgttctgtcacttgttacctggaGAAGTGACCAACCCCCAGCTCTCTTGACcccctgtcagggagttgtagagagtgagaagatccccctgagccttcttttctccaggctcatCTTCCCCACCCCgcgcagctgctcctggtgccccggacccttccccagccccagcaagAATGCTGAGTATTGGTCATGGCAGTGCAGTTCCCTGCAGGCTCAAGAAACTGGCAGGGAACTACCTGTCCTTGTCCTCCCAGGCCacctctgggcactgcccagtcCCCATCGGGGAGGGCAGATTAAATTCAGCTTGGCATTAATGGACTGTGAAAACTGGGGTGGCTGCTCCAATCTTTCTCTGAGCCCTTTCCAAAATATCTCCCTCTCTGTGCAGGCAGCCATCAGGAAGGAGCTGAATGAGTTTAAGAGCTGTGAAATGGAAGTGCACGAGGAGAGCAAGCAGTTCACAAGGTGAGAATGTGTTAACATAAGAGTTTTCCACCTTTTTagagctgtcagagctgtgctgcaagGACAGTACTCAGTGGCAAAACGCTAAAACCTTAGAAGAATTATTTGTGCAGCAGTTGGAGATGGAATGTCCTTTTCTGTCTGAGTCCTGGCGGGTgactggagcagcagcagacacaAAGTGGGTTGGTTTTCCTTAAACTGGGGCTTCCATCCTGGAGGCTCAGTGACCATCTGAAACTAGTGTGAAGCTGCAACTGGAGTGAGCTTTTCTGGGGCTAGAGATATGCAGCCATAGCCACAAAACAACTTGCTAATGAGTGACCTTGGATGTAATCTGTGTAGTCAGGTCTGGATCGTGGCCCAAGTGATGCCTTTCCTTCCAGCTCTGTGTGGCAAAGTTGAGTGCAGAGCACAGGAAGTGAAATTATTTGATGTTCACGGCTTCCCTGAAGGCTGAAGGTTCCGAGATAATAGTTCAATTTACTCTCTTTGGC
The sequence above is drawn from the Ammospiza caudacuta isolate bAmmCau1 chromosome 25, bAmmCau1.pri, whole genome shotgun sequence genome and encodes:
- the PHACTR4 gene encoding phosphatase and actin regulator 4 isoform X2, which codes for MEENAAEDGDHAPSDASMGVDVLESGDTTPPTKRKSKFSSFGKIFKPWKWRKKKSSDKFKETSEVLERKISMRKPREELVKRGVLLEEPEQDGEEPEKLNPPALKNGHTVPIGGPGVCNLPNQEEEATKPPSLRKPVPVEEPKKRQGSSSSHPGPELEPPQEPHVPRQPLLPPKRPPSISQEANEVQARDPIPASSTAKTAPFSTAPTAAKTVNSTAAPCPAPRTLLPAPASANTSAPTSTTSTAAAKQPPVPPPKPANRNSNSLIAELSQVMTGGTALSKPSPPLPPKRGLLPNNTSEAVTSKPPNDRTVPGSCPAPTPVHVTSAYPPPSPSPPLPTHVPPEPPRLAVPTSTPVLDPPCSLDLPKEIPPPPLPEDFRSVEASKRTAEQGFGEPHVLPRLPQIPLHIRIQQALASPLPVTPPPEGSHRAHSLLFENDGFGEDSGTLGRTRSLPVTIEMLKVPDDEEEEDDDQEEEQNSGPRVYIGDVPSVTVIPTLVPQVLPEEQEGDEGMSDSDSEGPILYKDDEDEEEDESHNSTLANKVKRKDTLAIKLGNTTAPQEEKSIFPRKSKEEWNEIRHQIGTTLIRRLSQRPTAEELEQRNILQPKNEADRQAEKREIKRRLTRKLSQRPTVAELQARKILRFNEYVEVTDAQDYDRRADKPWTKLTPADKAAIRKELNEFKSCEMEVHEESKQFTRYHRP
- the PHACTR4 gene encoding phosphatase and actin regulator 4 isoform X3, producing MGVDVLESGDTTPPTKRKSKFSSFGKIFKPWKWRKKKSSDKFKETSEVLERKISMRKPREELVKRGVLLEEPEQDGEEPEKLNPPALKNGHTVPIGGPGVCNLPNQEEEATKPPSLRKPVPVEEPKKRQGSSSSHPGPELEPPQEPHVPRQPLLPPKRPPSISQEANEVQARDPIPASSTAKTAPFSTAPTAAKTVNSTAAPCPAPRTLLPAPASANTSAPTSTTSTAAAKQPPVPPPKPANRNSNSLIAELSQVMTGGTALSKPSPPLPPKRGLLPNNTSEAVTSKPPNDRTVPGSCPAPTPVHVTSAYPPPSPSPPLPTHVPPEPPRLAVPTSTPVLDPPCSLDLPKEIPPPPLPEDFRSVEASKRTAEQGFGEPHVLPRLPQIPLHIRIQQALASPLPVTPPPEGSHRAHSLLFENDGFGEDSGTLGRTRSLPVTIEMLKVPDDEEEEDDDQEEEQNSGPRVYIGDVPSVTVIPTLVPQVLPEEQEGDEGMSDSDSEGPILYKDDEDEEEDESHNSTLANKVKRKDTLAIKLGNTTAPQEEKSIFPRKSKEEWNEIRHQIGTTLIRRLSQRPTAEELEQRNILQPKNEADRQAEKREIKRRLTRKLSQRPTVAELQARKILRFNEYVEVTDAQDYDRRADKPWTKLTPADKAAIRKELNEFKSCEMEVHEESKQFTRYHRP
- the PHACTR4 gene encoding phosphatase and actin regulator 4 isoform X1 translates to METFQAAEGSSLIPGTDAEDGDHAPSDASMGVDVLESGDTTPPTKRKSKFSSFGKIFKPWKWRKKKSSDKFKETSEVLERKISMRKPREELVKRGVLLEEPEQDGEEPEKLNPPALKNGHTVPIGGPGVCNLPNQEEEATKPPSLRKPVPVEEPKKRQGSSSSHPGPELEPPQEPHVPRQPLLPPKRPPSISQEANEVQARDPIPASSTAKTAPFSTAPTAAKTVNSTAAPCPAPRTLLPAPASANTSAPTSTTSTAAAKQPPVPPPKPANRNSNSLIAELSQVMTGGTALSKPSPPLPPKRGLLPNNTSEAVTSKPPNDRTVPGSCPAPTPVHVTSAYPPPSPSPPLPTHVPPEPPRLAVPTSTPVLDPPCSLDLPKEIPPPPLPEDFRSVEASKRTAEQGFGEPHVLPRLPQIPLHIRIQQALASPLPVTPPPEGSHRAHSLLFENDGFGEDSGTLGRTRSLPVTIEMLKVPDDEEEEDDDQEEEQNSGPRVYIGDVPSVTVIPTLVPQVLPEEQEGDEGMSDSDSEGPILYKDDEDEEEDESHNSTLANKVKRKDTLAIKLGNTTAPQEEKSIFPRKSKEEWNEIRHQIGTTLIRRLSQRPTAEELEQRNILQPKNEADRQAEKREIKRRLTRKLSQRPTVAELQARKILRFNEYVEVTDAQDYDRRADKPWTKLTPADKAAIRKELNEFKSCEMEVHEESKQFTRYHRP